The Corynebacterium suranareeae genome window below encodes:
- a CDS encoding YbbN family protein — protein sequence MENHVHDSCSPTLRRDLEVTGHIPPQGVVEIAAPEERKLAEITQVTSASLKTAVEDASRSIDVVVIIGNSLLPTFSELQRDIVQFQQNNRGRFVIAIVDPDRSADVVARFKPRQIPVVYVVKDGASIAEFNVFNTQEVEQWLDHFVSREKLVEVEEGGVDKQKDPRLWRAAELVNAGEFAAALVLYEQLPQDVTVKRAHAAVSVLARMAADRASDPIEQSRRDPGNVGKALAAADMYVLMDQPDAALKYLVGFLSQPEAIQRIVELLHLFDPLDPVAVETRARLANAMH from the coding sequence ATGGAAAACCATGTTCACGATTCTTGCTCACCAACATTGCGCCGAGATCTAGAAGTCACCGGCCACATCCCACCACAAGGGGTAGTTGAAATAGCCGCTCCTGAAGAACGGAAACTGGCTGAAATTACGCAGGTGACCTCTGCGAGCCTTAAAACTGCAGTGGAAGATGCATCGCGTTCGATTGATGTGGTGGTGATAATCGGCAATTCGCTGTTGCCCACATTTTCAGAGTTGCAGCGAGATATTGTGCAGTTCCAGCAAAATAACCGCGGCCGGTTTGTCATTGCCATCGTCGATCCAGATCGCAGTGCAGACGTGGTGGCTAGGTTTAAACCACGACAGATCCCGGTGGTGTATGTGGTAAAAGATGGGGCCAGTATTGCAGAATTCAACGTGTTTAACACTCAAGAGGTAGAGCAGTGGCTTGATCATTTCGTGTCAAGGGAAAAGTTGGTGGAGGTGGAGGAGGGAGGCGTCGATAAGCAAAAAGACCCGCGCCTGTGGCGGGCGGCGGAGTTGGTGAACGCCGGCGAGTTTGCAGCTGCGTTGGTGTTGTATGAGCAATTACCGCAGGATGTCACCGTGAAGCGGGCGCACGCGGCGGTGTCGGTGTTGGCGCGGATGGCGGCGGATCGAGCATCAGATCCAATTGAACAGTCGCGCCGGGATCCGGGCAATGTGGGCAAGGCGCTGGCGGCGGCGGATATGTATGTGTTGATGGATCAGCCGGATGCTGCGCTTAAGTACCTCGTTGGATTTTTGTCACAGCCGGAGGCTATCCAGCGGATCGTTGAGCTATTGCATTTGTTTGATCCGCTGGATCCTGTGGCAGTGGAAACCCGGGCGCGGCTAGCGAACGCGATGCATTAA
- a CDS encoding acetyl/propionyl/methylcrotonyl-CoA carboxylase subunit alpha: MSVETRKITKVLVANRGEIAIRVFRAARDEGIGSVAVYAEPDADAPFVAYADEAFALGGQTSAESYLVIDKIIDAARKSGADAIHPGYGFLAENADFAEAVINEGLIWIGPSPESIRSLGDKVTARHIADNAKAPMAPGTKEPVKDAAEVVAFAEEFGLPIAIKAAFGGGGRGMKVAYKMEEVADLFESATREATAAFGRGECFVERYLDKARHVECQVIADKHGNVVVAGTRDCSLQRRFQKLVEEAPAPFLTDEQRERLHSSAKAICKEAGYYGAGTVEYLVGSDGLISFLEVNTRLQVEHPVTEETTGIDLVREMFRIAEGHELSIKEDPTPRGHAFEFRINGEDAGSNFMPAPGKITGYREPQGPGVRMDSGVVEGSEISGQFDSMLAKLIVWGDTREQALQRSRRALAEYVVEGMPTVIPFHQHIVENPAFVGNEDGFEIYTKWIEEVWDNPIAPYVDASEADDEDEKTPAQKVVVEINGRRVEVALPGDLALGGGSTGPKKKAKKRRAGGAKSGVSGDAVAAPMQGTVIKVNVEEGAEVNEGDTVIVLEAMKMENPVKAHKSGTVTGLAVAAGEGVNKGAVLLEIK, from the coding sequence GTGTCAGTCGAGACTAGGAAGATCACCAAGGTACTTGTCGCTAACCGTGGTGAGATTGCAATCCGCGTGTTCCGTGCAGCTCGCGATGAAGGCATCGGATCTGTCGCTGTCTACGCAGAGCCAGATGCAGACGCACCTTTCGTTGCTTATGCTGACGAAGCTTTTGCCCTCGGTGGTCAAACTTCCGCCGAGTCCTACCTTGTCATTGACAAGATCATCGACGCTGCCCGCAAGTCCGGCGCAGACGCCATCCACCCAGGCTACGGCTTCCTGGCTGAAAACGCTGACTTTGCAGAAGCAGTCATCAACGAAGGTCTGATCTGGATTGGACCATCACCTGAATCCATCCGTTCCCTCGGCGACAAGGTCACAGCTCGACACATCGCAGACAACGCCAAGGCACCAATGGCCCCTGGCACCAAGGAACCAGTAAAAGACGCAGCAGAAGTTGTAGCTTTCGCTGAAGAGTTCGGTCTTCCAATTGCCATCAAGGCAGCTTTCGGTGGCGGCGGACGTGGCATGAAGGTTGCCTACAAGATGGAAGAAGTCGCTGACCTCTTCGAGTCCGCAACTCGTGAAGCAACTGCAGCTTTCGGTCGTGGTGAGTGCTTCGTGGAGCGCTACCTGGACAAGGCACGCCACGTCGAGTGCCAGGTCATTGCAGATAAGCACGGCAACGTTGTGGTCGCCGGAACCCGTGACTGCTCCCTGCAGCGCCGTTTCCAGAAGCTTGTTGAAGAAGCACCAGCACCATTCCTCACCGATGAGCAGCGTGAACGTCTGCACTCCTCTGCAAAGGCAATCTGCAAGGAGGCTGGCTACTACGGCGCAGGTACCGTTGAGTACCTCGTTGGTTCTGACGGACTAATCTCCTTCCTCGAGGTAAACACCCGTCTCCAGGTGGAACACCCAGTCACCGAAGAAACCACTGGCATTGACTTGGTGCGTGAAATGTTCCGCATCGCTGAAGGCCATGAGCTGTCCATCAAGGAAGATCCAACACCTCGCGGACACGCTTTTGAGTTCCGTATCAACGGTGAAGATGCCGGCTCCAACTTCATGCCTGCACCAGGCAAGATCACCGGCTACCGCGAACCACAAGGACCTGGTGTCCGCATGGATTCCGGCGTTGTTGAAGGTTCGGAAATCTCTGGACAGTTCGACTCCATGCTGGCGAAGCTGATCGTGTGGGGCGACACCCGCGAGCAAGCTCTGCAGCGTTCCCGCCGTGCCCTTGCTGAGTACGTTGTCGAAGGCATGCCAACTGTTATCCCATTCCACCAGCACATCGTGGAAAACCCAGCCTTTGTTGGTAATGAGGATGGCTTCGAGATCTACACCAAGTGGATTGAAGAAGTCTGGGACAACCCAATCGCGCCATACGTTGATGCTTCTGAAGCTGACGACGAAGACGAGAAGACCCCAGCGCAAAAGGTTGTTGTTGAAATCAACGGCCGTCGCGTTGAGGTTGCTCTCCCAGGTGATCTAGCACTAGGCGGTGGCTCCACCGGTCCAAAGAAGAAGGCCAAGAAGCGTCGCGCAGGTGGCGCAAAATCTGGTGTTTCCGGTGACGCTGTTGCAGCTCCAATGCAGGGCACTGTGATCAAGGTGAACGTTGAAGAAGGCGCAGAAGTCAACGAAGGTGACACCGTCATCGTTCTTGAAGCCATGAAGATGGAAAACCCTGTGAAGGCTCACAAGTCCGGAACTGTTACCGGCCTTGCTGTCGCCGCAGGTGAAGGCGTGAACAAGGGCGCTGTTCTCCTCGAGATCAAGTAA
- a CDS encoding GTP-binding protein produces MLRATPVTVLSGFLGSGKTTLLNQILKHRGSKKIAVIVNDFSEINIDAALIAAEGHLTRGEDRFVELTNGCICCTLREDLVDSVGELASSGRFDHIVIESTGISEPMPVAATFEWQWEDGTRLADKAPIDTMVTLVDATQFIDLIRKNTTLNDADMGATEDDERTIADLLIDQVEFADRIYITKSDLVDRSHLEQTRALIASMNPRARIDLLIDGLSTSGSLITDDILGAFLYDEATARIYEGYTEELENPHTPETEEYGISSVVFRSDRPFHKDRLLHALRSTTGLVRSKGYCWITDHLDIVQVWHQAGPNLSIRPATYWSNSEITPGTELVLIGTHIDGPALLALLQAAVLTDEEVAALV; encoded by the coding sequence ATGCTGCGCGCCACCCCAGTGACAGTGCTCTCAGGCTTTCTCGGATCCGGAAAAACCACTCTGCTGAACCAAATTCTCAAGCACAGAGGCTCGAAAAAGATCGCAGTTATCGTCAACGATTTTTCAGAAATCAACATTGATGCAGCCCTCATCGCAGCCGAAGGTCACCTCACCCGCGGCGAAGACCGCTTCGTCGAACTAACCAATGGATGCATCTGCTGCACCCTGCGTGAAGATCTGGTGGATTCCGTCGGGGAGCTTGCCAGCAGTGGACGATTTGATCACATCGTCATTGAGTCCACCGGAATCTCCGAGCCAATGCCCGTGGCTGCGACCTTCGAATGGCAATGGGAAGACGGCACCCGCCTGGCAGACAAAGCCCCCATCGACACCATGGTCACACTCGTTGATGCCACCCAATTTATTGATTTAATCCGCAAGAACACCACGCTTAACGACGCCGATATGGGCGCAACCGAAGATGATGAACGCACCATCGCAGACCTTCTTATCGATCAAGTTGAATTCGCCGACCGCATCTACATCACCAAATCTGACCTGGTAGATCGCAGCCACCTTGAGCAAACCCGGGCACTGATCGCCAGCATGAACCCGCGCGCCCGCATCGACCTGCTCATCGACGGTCTCAGCACGTCAGGCAGCCTGATCACCGACGATATCCTTGGCGCATTTCTCTACGACGAAGCCACCGCCCGCATCTACGAGGGCTACACCGAAGAATTAGAAAACCCGCACACCCCAGAAACCGAAGAATACGGCATCAGTTCCGTGGTATTTCGCTCCGATCGACCTTTCCACAAAGACCGCCTCCTTCACGCGCTTCGTTCCACTACCGGGCTCGTGAGGTCGAAAGGTTATTGCTGGATCACTGACCACCTAGATATCGTCCAAGTCTGGCACCAAGCAGGCCCCAATTTAAGCATTCGTCCAGCCACATATTGGTCTAATTCAGAGATCACCCCCGGCACAGAATTGGTGTTGATCGGAACTCACATCGACGGCCCAGCCCTCCTCGCACTGCTGCAAGCCGCAGTACTCACCGACGAGGAAGTAGCCGCTTTGGTTTAA
- a CDS encoding ABC transporter substrate-binding protein, giving the protein MKTKVMGLVLVAIFGLASCSSTPDGPALAVSEAENIVAENIVVLSGDASVLVEELVSAERIVATTDRGAGTPAVETVLPAGGTVDPEQILSLDPDLVLLTSRHESEDDTADILNQAGVQVASFESSNWSDIDSLLDTFTDIAQLVGEEDKADRLVEEIKAQRAEVDTAVDKTRQPRVLSLMARGGQRFFVPTSAMLNGLVEEAGGYSVNGELGAVGTVAADPEQILALQPDVILVEDFRGQGRADFADLLTNPALAEVPAITNANVAYLPQSEIGSAAGLKIVDGLKLVAASIGTFS; this is encoded by the coding sequence ATGAAAACTAAAGTGATGGGTTTGGTGCTGGTCGCGATTTTTGGGTTGGCTTCATGCTCATCAACACCAGACGGACCGGCTTTAGCAGTCAGTGAAGCAGAAAATATTGTTGCTGAAAATATTGTTGTGCTCTCAGGTGATGCCTCAGTACTCGTAGAAGAACTCGTATCGGCTGAACGCATTGTGGCAACCACCGACCGTGGAGCAGGCACACCAGCAGTTGAAACAGTGCTGCCAGCTGGGGGAACGGTTGATCCGGAACAAATCTTGTCCTTGGATCCTGACTTGGTGCTACTGACATCACGGCATGAATCAGAAGATGATACCGCCGATATCCTTAATCAGGCTGGTGTGCAGGTGGCTAGTTTTGAGTCGAGTAACTGGTCCGATATTGATTCCTTACTGGATACTTTTACTGACATCGCCCAGCTTGTAGGCGAGGAAGATAAAGCCGATCGTTTAGTAGAAGAGATTAAGGCGCAACGAGCTGAAGTAGATACAGCAGTGGATAAAACACGACAACCCAGAGTGCTGAGCTTGATGGCTAGGGGTGGACAAAGATTTTTTGTACCCACATCAGCAATGCTTAACGGTCTGGTTGAAGAAGCAGGCGGTTATTCAGTCAACGGAGAACTGGGGGCAGTGGGAACAGTAGCTGCTGATCCAGAACAGATCCTTGCGCTTCAACCCGATGTGATCTTGGTAGAAGATTTCCGTGGGCAAGGACGAGCAGATTTTGCAGACCTTCTAACCAACCCGGCTCTTGCCGAAGTTCCTGCGATTACGAATGCCAACGTGGCATATCTTCCCCAAAGCGAGATTGGATCAGCTGCGGGACTAAAAATAGTGGATGGTTTGAAGCTTGTTGCAGCCTCGATTGGGACCTTCTCTTAG
- a CDS encoding helix-turn-helix domain-containing protein → MSKLYAGARINALRRSQKLTQAALAKKLDLSTSYLNQLENDGRPLTATVLLQLMDVFDVEASYFSPDRNTAIATRLAETLAINQGPTMSMDDLLDFTDRFPQLAQHIIQPADVDPTHSSAHDFVRDYFSTHKNHIDSLDRLGEELAAVIGQPGLRVTRFAQLLDDDYNITVRFRASDLSSRRHFDPLSRQILLRQDLTEAQQCFQLAEELAFLAHSDLLDTLTTDQPELPTEAAVRLAKVGLSQYFAAALVMPYTRFLNFARDKNYDIDLISEAFGVSFESACHRLSTLQRLGAEGIPFFFVRSDRAGNISKRQSAATFHFSRTDGTCPLWALHRAFERQGDITRQVARMPDGRTYLWIARSVKGRTHGFGNPVAEFAIGLGCDISEAPGLVYSQGLNLDPESAAQIGPGCRICPRENCVQRAFPPSGKDSIRPVPDQLLPR, encoded by the coding sequence ATGTCAAAACTCTATGCAGGGGCTCGGATCAATGCGCTGCGTCGAAGCCAAAAGCTCACGCAGGCAGCACTGGCAAAAAAGTTGGATCTATCCACGAGCTATCTCAACCAATTAGAAAACGACGGGCGTCCGCTCACCGCAACAGTACTGCTTCAACTGATGGACGTTTTTGATGTTGAGGCCAGTTATTTCTCCCCCGATCGAAACACTGCGATTGCTACCAGGCTCGCTGAAACTTTGGCAATCAACCAAGGCCCCACGATGTCGATGGACGATTTGTTGGATTTCACGGATCGTTTCCCTCAGTTGGCTCAACACATCATCCAACCCGCAGATGTTGATCCCACACACAGTTCAGCACATGACTTTGTTCGGGACTATTTTTCTACCCACAAAAATCACATCGATTCTTTGGATCGTCTTGGGGAAGAACTAGCGGCAGTCATTGGCCAACCGGGACTTCGGGTCACCAGGTTCGCGCAGTTACTTGATGATGACTACAACATCACAGTACGGTTTCGGGCAAGTGACTTATCCAGCCGAAGGCATTTTGATCCATTGTCCCGCCAAATTCTGTTGCGACAAGATCTCACCGAGGCGCAGCAGTGTTTCCAATTGGCTGAAGAATTAGCGTTCCTAGCTCATTCGGATCTCCTAGATACGCTCACCACCGATCAACCAGAGCTTCCTACTGAGGCTGCAGTACGGCTTGCAAAAGTTGGGCTGTCTCAGTATTTTGCCGCAGCTTTGGTCATGCCGTATACCCGTTTCCTCAACTTTGCACGGGACAAAAACTACGACATCGATTTGATCTCTGAAGCCTTTGGAGTGTCTTTTGAATCTGCCTGCCACCGTTTATCCACTTTGCAACGCTTAGGGGCAGAAGGTATCCCCTTCTTCTTTGTACGCTCAGATCGGGCAGGAAATATTTCCAAACGCCAATCCGCAGCAACCTTTCATTTTTCACGGACGGATGGGACATGCCCACTGTGGGCACTGCACCGCGCATTTGAACGTCAAGGGGATATCACCCGACAGGTTGCCAGGATGCCCGATGGGCGCACTTATTTGTGGATTGCTCGTTCAGTTAAAGGCCGCACGCATGGTTTTGGGAATCCTGTCGCGGAATTTGCCATTGGTCTTGGGTGCGATATCAGCGAAGCCCCTGGTCTTGTGTATTCCCAAGGGCTGAATTTGGATCCGGAATCAGCTGCACAGATCGGCCCTGGGTGTAGGATCTGCCCACGAGAAAACTGTGTGCAACGAGCTTTCCCTCCGTCGGGGAAGGATTCGATTCGCCCTGTCCCTGATCAACTACTTCCCCGCTAA
- a CDS encoding NAD(P)/FAD-dependent oxidoreductase: MSLDLIDVAIVGAGPAGLAAAVALGRSLRSVTVIDAGQPRNRFAHAAHNTLGQESIAPAKLLEKGRAEARSYGVSIKPGRVAKVQRTGSSFAITLDDASLLHSRRVILAHGAVDDIPDVEGLNKLWGNKVLHCPYCHGYEARDSEIVVLGTSPMSAHQALMFSQLSSKVTFVGTVELDEQSKINLDRAGVRVVGTDVVRVGDAGEKLNVELASGDGLVCDHIVVATRPLVDPTLYTQLGGDLEENDFGRFIPASQSGRTPIEGVWVAGNAQAPMAMVYGSAAQGVMAGAEINFDLIQEDLAGGSHEN; this comes from the coding sequence ATGTCCTTGGACCTAATTGATGTCGCCATCGTCGGCGCCGGCCCCGCAGGGCTCGCCGCCGCGGTCGCACTTGGCCGGTCGCTACGCAGCGTCACCGTAATCGATGCAGGTCAGCCACGAAACAGATTTGCCCACGCAGCGCACAACACGCTCGGCCAAGAAAGCATCGCGCCAGCCAAGCTGCTAGAAAAAGGACGCGCCGAAGCGCGCTCATATGGGGTGAGCATTAAGCCCGGGCGCGTAGCAAAGGTACAGCGTACTGGTTCCTCCTTCGCCATAACGCTTGACGACGCCTCCCTCCTTCATTCCCGGCGCGTGATTTTGGCACACGGCGCGGTAGATGACATTCCAGATGTTGAAGGTCTGAATAAGCTGTGGGGAAACAAGGTGTTGCACTGCCCGTACTGCCACGGATACGAGGCACGAGATTCGGAGATCGTCGTTCTGGGTACTTCTCCGATGTCTGCACACCAGGCTTTGATGTTTTCGCAGTTGTCTTCAAAAGTCACTTTTGTGGGCACAGTTGAGCTTGATGAACAATCAAAAATCAACCTTGATCGCGCGGGCGTGCGCGTTGTAGGCACTGATGTTGTTCGGGTAGGGGATGCAGGCGAGAAATTGAATGTAGAACTGGCTAGTGGTGATGGTCTGGTGTGCGATCACATCGTGGTTGCTACACGCCCACTTGTCGATCCCACCTTGTACACCCAGTTGGGTGGTGACCTGGAAGAAAATGACTTTGGGCGATTCATTCCGGCTTCGCAAAGTGGGCGCACTCCCATCGAAGGCGTATGGGTTGCCGGAAATGCTCAAGCACCCATGGCCATGGTGTATGGCTCGGCTGCCCAAGGTGTGATGGCTGGGGCAGAGATCAACTTTGATTTAATCCAAGAAGATCTAGCCGGAGGCTCACATGAAAACTAA
- a CDS encoding pyruvate carboxylase, translating into MSTNTSSTLPAFKKILVANRGEIAVRAFRAALETGAATVAIYPREDRGSFHRSFASEAVRIGTEGSPVKAYLDIDEIIGAAKKVKADAIYPGYGFLSENAQLARECAENGITFIGPTPEVLDLTGDKSRAVTAAKKAGLPVLAESTPSKNIDEIVKSAEGQTYPLFVKAVAGGGGRGMRFVPTPEELPKLATEASREAEAAFGDGSVYVERAVINPQHIEVQILGDHTGEVIHLFERDCSLQRRHQKVVEIAPAQHLDPELRDRICADAVKFCKSIGYQGAGTVEFLVDEKGNHVFIEMNPRIQVEHTVTEEVTEVDLVKAQMRLAAGATLKELGLTQDKIKTHGAALQCRITTEDPNNGFRPDTGTITAYRSPGGAGVRLDGAAQLGGEITAHFDSMLVKMTCRGSDFETAVARAQRALAEFTVSGVATNIGFLRALLREEDFTSKRIATGFIADHPHLLQAPPADDEQGRILDYLADVTVNKPHGVQPKNVAAPIDKLPNIKDLALPRGSRDRLKQLGPEAFARDLREQDALAVTDTTFRDAHQSLLATRVRSFALIPAAEAVAKLTPELLSVEAWGGATYDVAMRFLFEDPWARLDELREAMPNVNIQMLLRGRNTVGYTPYPDSVCRAFVNEAANSGVDIFRIFDALNDVSQMRPAIDAVLETGTSVAEVAMAYSGDLSDPNEKLYTLDYYLKMAEEIVKSGAHILAIKDMAGLLRPAAATKLVTALRREFDLPVHVHTHDTAGGQLATYLAAAQAGADAVDGASAPLSGTTSQPSLSAIVAAFAHTRRDTGLSLEAVSDLEPYWEAVRGLYLPFESGTPGPTGRVYRHEIPGGQLSNLRAQATALGLADRFELIEDNYAAVNEMLGRPTKVTPSSKVVGDLALHLVGAGVDPADFAADPQKYDIPDSVIAFLRGELGNPPGGWPEPLRTRALEGRSEGKAPLTEVPAEEQQHLDSDDSTERRNSLNRLLFPKPTEEFLEHRRRFGNTSALDDREFFYGLVEGRETLIRLPDVRTPLLVRLDAISEPDDKGMRNVVANVNGQIRPMRVRDRSVESVTATAEKADTSNKGHVAAPFAGVVTVTVAEGDEVKAGDAVAIIEAMKMEATITASVDGKIDRVVVPAATKVEGGDLIVVVA; encoded by the coding sequence GTGTCGACTAACACATCTTCCACGCTTCCAGCATTCAAAAAGATCCTGGTTGCAAACCGCGGTGAAATCGCGGTCCGTGCTTTCCGTGCAGCGCTTGAAACAGGTGCAGCCACGGTGGCGATTTACCCTCGAGAAGATCGTGGATCATTCCACCGCTCGTTTGCTTCTGAGGCTGTCCGTATTGGTACTGAAGGATCACCGGTTAAGGCATATTTGGACATCGATGAAATTATCGGTGCTGCCAAGAAAGTTAAAGCAGATGCCATTTACCCCGGTTACGGCTTCTTGTCTGAAAATGCTCAGCTAGCGCGCGAATGCGCTGAAAACGGCATTACCTTTATCGGCCCAACCCCAGAGGTTTTAGATCTCACTGGCGATAAGTCTCGTGCAGTTACCGCTGCGAAGAAGGCTGGATTGCCAGTTTTGGCTGAATCTACCCCCAGCAAAAACATTGATGAGATCGTTAAAAGTGCTGAAGGCCAGACTTATCCACTTTTCGTTAAAGCGGTTGCTGGTGGTGGTGGACGTGGAATGCGTTTTGTGCCAACCCCAGAAGAACTTCCTAAACTAGCTACAGAAGCATCCCGCGAAGCAGAAGCTGCTTTTGGCGACGGGTCAGTTTATGTCGAGCGTGCGGTTATTAACCCTCAGCACATCGAGGTGCAGATCCTTGGTGATCATACTGGAGAAGTTATTCACCTGTTCGAGCGTGATTGCTCGTTGCAGCGTCGACACCAGAAAGTCGTAGAAATTGCACCAGCACAGCACTTGGATCCAGAACTACGTGATCGCATTTGTGCTGACGCGGTGAAGTTCTGCAAGTCCATTGGTTACCAAGGTGCCGGTACGGTGGAATTCCTGGTTGATGAAAAAGGCAACCACGTTTTCATCGAGATGAACCCTCGTATTCAGGTTGAACACACTGTGACTGAAGAGGTCACTGAAGTAGACCTGGTCAAGGCTCAGATGCGTCTGGCAGCTGGAGCAACCTTGAAGGAATTGGGTCTGACCCAAGATAAAATCAAGACTCACGGTGCAGCCTTGCAGTGCCGAATTACCACCGAAGATCCAAACAACGGCTTCCGCCCAGATACCGGAACTATTACCGCATACCGTTCCCCAGGTGGAGCCGGAGTTCGTCTTGATGGTGCAGCTCAGCTCGGTGGTGAAATCACCGCGCACTTCGATTCCATGCTGGTGAAGATGACCTGCCGTGGATCTGACTTTGAAACTGCAGTAGCTCGTGCGCAGCGTGCGCTGGCTGAATTCACCGTTTCAGGTGTGGCCACCAACATTGGTTTCCTCCGTGCTTTGCTGCGTGAAGAGGATTTCACCTCCAAGCGTATTGCTACTGGATTTATTGCAGACCATCCTCATTTGCTCCAGGCTCCACCTGCTGATGATGAGCAAGGTCGAATTCTGGACTACTTGGCAGATGTTACGGTCAATAAACCACACGGCGTCCAGCCTAAGAATGTGGCAGCTCCGATTGACAAGTTGCCAAATATTAAAGATTTGGCGCTGCCTCGTGGTTCCCGTGATCGCCTCAAGCAACTGGGGCCAGAAGCTTTTGCTCGTGACTTGCGTGAGCAGGATGCGCTAGCGGTTACTGATACCACCTTCCGTGATGCACACCAGTCGCTGCTGGCGACCCGCGTCCGCTCGTTCGCGCTGATTCCTGCGGCGGAGGCCGTCGCAAAGCTAACTCCTGAGCTGTTGTCCGTGGAGGCCTGGGGCGGAGCTACCTACGATGTGGCCATGCGCTTCCTCTTTGAGGATCCTTGGGCGCGACTTGATGAGCTGCGCGAGGCAATGCCGAATGTGAATATTCAGATGTTGCTGCGTGGACGCAACACCGTGGGATACACTCCATACCCAGACTCCGTGTGTCGTGCTTTTGTTAATGAAGCAGCTAATTCTGGTGTCGATATTTTCCGCATTTTTGACGCGCTCAATGATGTTTCTCAGATGCGCCCAGCAATCGATGCTGTCTTGGAGACCGGAACTTCTGTGGCAGAAGTGGCCATGGCATACTCTGGTGATCTTTCCGATCCGAATGAGAAACTCTACACCCTTGACTACTACCTGAAGATGGCAGAAGAGATCGTCAAATCTGGCGCTCATATTCTTGCCATTAAGGATATGGCAGGTCTGCTTCGACCAGCGGCAGCAACCAAGCTTGTGACCGCGCTGCGCCGTGAATTTGATCTACCTGTTCACGTGCACACCCACGACACCGCTGGTGGACAGCTAGCAACCTACCTGGCTGCAGCTCAAGCTGGTGCCGATGCAGTAGATGGTGCATCTGCGCCACTGTCTGGTACCACCTCACAGCCTTCATTGTCTGCCATTGTGGCTGCATTCGCACACACTCGTCGCGATACGGGCTTAAGCCTTGAAGCTGTTTCTGACCTGGAGCCATACTGGGAAGCAGTACGCGGACTCTACCTACCATTTGAGTCTGGCACCCCAGGGCCAACCGGACGTGTTTACCGCCACGAAATCCCAGGCGGACAGCTATCCAACCTGCGTGCACAAGCCACCGCGCTGGGCCTTGCAGATCGCTTCGAACTGATCGAAGACAACTACGCAGCAGTAAATGAAATGCTGGGACGACCAACCAAGGTCACCCCATCATCTAAGGTTGTTGGCGATCTAGCTCTGCACCTTGTTGGCGCAGGTGTTGATCCTGCAGACTTTGCCGCAGATCCACAAAAATATGACATCCCAGATTCTGTCATCGCGTTCCTTCGCGGTGAACTGGGTAACCCTCCAGGTGGCTGGCCAGAACCACTGCGCACCCGCGCACTCGAGGGACGTTCTGAAGGCAAGGCACCGTTGACTGAAGTGCCAGCCGAAGAACAACAGCACCTGGACTCGGATGACTCCACTGAGCGCCGAAACAGCCTAAACCGTCTGTTGTTCCCGAAGCCAACTGAGGAGTTCTTAGAGCACCGCCGTCGCTTCGGCAATACTTCAGCGCTTGATGATCGTGAGTTCTTCTACGGTTTGGTTGAGGGTCGTGAAACCTTAATCCGTCTGCCGGATGTTCGCACCCCACTGCTGGTACGCCTGGACGCGATTTCCGAACCAGACGACAAGGGCATGCGCAATGTCGTGGCAAATGTCAACGGTCAGATCCGCCCAATGCGTGTGCGCGATCGCTCTGTTGAGTCAGTTACCGCAACCGCTGAGAAGGCCGATACCTCCAACAAGGGCCATGTTGCTGCACCATTCGCAGGTGTGGTCACCGTGACCGTCGCTGAAGGTGATGAAGTCAAGGCTGGAGATGCAGTGGCAATCATTGAGGCCATGAAGATGGAAGCAACCATTACTGCTTCTGTTGATGGCAAGATTGACCGCGTTGTTGTTCCTGCAGCAACCAAGGTTGAAGGTGGCGACTTGATCGTCGTCGTTGCCTAA